TACGAAGCTTGGTTCTGATCTCCTGGAAGTGCAGCAAAGCGCTGTGGAAGATAAAGGAGCAGATGGCCTCTGTGATGACCGCTTTGGGTAAGTCGACTTGAATAGGATTCCTGCAAACGAAGGTCCTCTCGTTGAGGTGATACTTGGTCAGCCCCAGGCTCCACAAGGCGCTTACGCAGTACCTGCTGCACAGGGAACCAATCAGCTGAGCCAACAGCCTAATCGCACCCGTCTCAGGGGACATTCCCCCCAGCAACATCTGCATCAACACGCCGCACGGGTTGCTGGAGGTGCCCACCAGAGTCAGGCCATGCACCAACGAGAAGAAGTAGATTAGCGTCAGCGGCCAGGTGGGGTGCGCGGGTTCCTGCTCGCTCAGCAGTTGCAGCTCATGGGTGCAGCAGCAGAGCTGAAAGGTGGCCAGAAACTCCAAGACGAAGGTGTGGGTCATCATGAACCTGTGCAGCTGCAGCCGGGTGACCACGCGGGCCAGCCCCATGAACAGCACGAGCAACAGCATCAGCCCCAGTGAGGTGCAGGTGTCCTGCACCTCCGGCCAGAGGCCCCGCAGCGCCGTCATGGCTCGCTCCTGACCAGACTAGACTGCCTGCTTAGCTCTAGCAGAGGCAGCTTCGGGGCTGGAGTCC
This DNA window, taken from Lutra lutra chromosome 10, mLutLut1.2, whole genome shotgun sequence, encodes the following:
- the AQP11 gene encoding aquaporin-11, giving the protein MTALRGLWPEVQDTCTSLGLMLLLVLFMGLARVVTRLQLHRFMMTHTFVLEFLATFQLCCCTHELQLLSEQEPAHPTWPLTLIYFFSLVHGLTLVGTSSNPCGVLMQMLLGGMSPETGAIRLLAQLIGSLCSRYCVSALWSLGLTKYHLNERTFVCRNPIQVDLPKAVITEAICSFIFHSALLHFQEIRTKLRIHLLAALITFLVYTGGSLTGAVFNPALALSLHFKCFDEAFLRFFIVYWLAPSLGILLMILMFSFFLPWLYNNHTINKKE